One genomic segment of Natrononativus amylolyticus includes these proteins:
- a CDS encoding flippase encodes MSTLDHIVRGFKATLVARAIYMVSSALLMVVLARYLLEPDAYGALFWAIGILAVIQLFADVGLGKSAARYFAEYQEKDPGQIPYLIQSTVAYKLIVITLVAFFLLVFHEQLAITLGDPEIAPFLAAGVVYIFVNSFNGFTQVAFQGFNHLVYSAAVQAIGGATRLLFAVVFVLAGFGALGAFFGYVVGYAIAAVFGVTVLYFQFYRTYERAPQFEPGLPRRLLEYSVPLTATRSANVVDKQIDIVLVGVFLTSPAVAFYTLAKQITDFVLAPVESLGFTISPNFGEQKAAGQLEHARTIYETALTNALLLYVPAAVGLALVADPFITLVFTEEYAAAVPVLQILCLFIVLQAITNLTSDSLDYLGRARARAIAKGGTAAANFGLNIVLIPTIGVIGAAIATIVTHTVYVAVNLYIVHSELNLRLERLGRSVALICGISLVMALAVVVVAPFASSLPMLAVVIALGALTWAVLAVVSGLLDPREVRAVLA; translated from the coding sequence ATGAGTACACTGGACCACATCGTTCGCGGTTTCAAAGCAACGCTCGTCGCTCGAGCCATCTACATGGTCTCGAGCGCGCTTCTGATGGTCGTTCTCGCCCGCTATCTGCTCGAGCCCGACGCCTACGGCGCGCTGTTCTGGGCGATCGGCATCCTGGCGGTGATCCAGCTGTTCGCCGACGTCGGACTCGGAAAGTCCGCGGCGCGGTACTTCGCGGAGTACCAGGAGAAAGACCCCGGTCAGATCCCGTACCTGATCCAGTCGACGGTCGCCTACAAACTGATCGTCATCACGCTGGTGGCGTTCTTCCTGCTCGTCTTCCACGAACAGCTCGCGATCACGCTCGGCGATCCGGAGATCGCCCCGTTCCTCGCCGCCGGCGTCGTCTACATCTTCGTCAACTCCTTCAACGGCTTCACGCAGGTCGCCTTCCAGGGGTTCAACCACCTCGTCTACAGCGCGGCCGTCCAGGCGATCGGCGGCGCGACCCGGCTTCTCTTCGCGGTGGTGTTCGTCCTCGCCGGCTTCGGCGCGCTCGGCGCTTTCTTCGGCTACGTCGTCGGCTACGCGATCGCCGCCGTCTTCGGCGTCACCGTGCTCTACTTCCAGTTCTACCGCACCTACGAGCGAGCCCCGCAGTTCGAACCCGGCCTCCCCAGGCGGCTGCTCGAGTACAGCGTTCCGCTGACGGCGACCCGGAGCGCCAACGTCGTCGACAAGCAGATCGACATCGTCCTCGTCGGCGTCTTCCTCACCTCGCCGGCCGTCGCGTTCTACACGCTTGCAAAGCAGATCACCGACTTCGTCCTCGCGCCCGTCGAGTCGCTCGGCTTTACGATCTCGCCGAACTTCGGCGAGCAGAAGGCCGCAGGCCAGCTCGAGCACGCCCGGACGATCTACGAAACGGCGCTGACCAACGCGCTGTTGCTGTACGTCCCCGCGGCCGTCGGCCTCGCGCTCGTCGCCGACCCGTTCATCACGCTGGTGTTCACCGAGGAGTACGCCGCCGCCGTCCCCGTCTTACAGATTCTCTGTCTGTTCATCGTCCTCCAGGCGATCACGAACCTCACCAGCGACAGCCTCGACTACCTCGGCCGGGCCCGTGCCCGCGCGATCGCCAAGGGCGGAACCGCCGCCGCGAACTTCGGGCTGAACATCGTGCTCATTCCGACCATCGGCGTCATCGGCGCGGCGATCGCGACGATCGTCACCCACACCGTCTACGTGGCGGTGAACCTCTACATCGTCCACAGCGAACTGAACCTCCGCCTCGAGCGCCTCGGTCGGTCGGTCGCGCTCATCTGTGGGATCTCGCTCGTGATGGCGCTCGCGGTGGTCGTCGTGGCGCCGTTTGCCTCGAGTCTCCCAATGCTGGCGGTCGTCATCGCGCTCGGCGCGCTCACCTGGGCCGTTCTCGCGGTCGTGAGCGGGTTGCTCGATCCCCGCGAGGTCAGAGCGGTGCTCGCGTGA
- a CDS encoding ATP-grasp domain-containing protein translates to MTVENPVRAGVLSLHTSKETKAICNAIEDLGHDARWLRSENTSVRIRDGTVSIEPEVDVIANRMLLSNTEQPCEELGLANTLAKLVPMLNEPETTLTAAHKLSTATALASNDVRVPDVLLALSSDRLNAARDEFGEEAVYKTAIGTHGGGTWKVGPDDPINAKVGNRYAFLQKLIDRDGERHRDVRVYVVGDEVVGAMYRYAPDNDWRTNVALGGAVEDATGDLPEEVREMALRSTEVIGLDYAGVDLVEGEDGWFVLEVNPTAGFKGLYEATRVSPAPYIAKLAIERGGGEVDERRVEELSATLDDSDPAAMPAAARVAADAEPADIGYTEEVVLSGTSGSKSVYAKSDTGATRTSIDTRLAADIGAGPIKSITRVKSGSRKTSKSRPVVDVVVGVGGNQHTVTASVEDRSHMDYPVILGRDILENYRVDVSKRVDRDAPDSPEEEEESVE, encoded by the coding sequence ATGACCGTCGAGAATCCTGTCAGGGCGGGGGTACTCAGCTTGCACACGAGCAAAGAGACGAAGGCGATCTGCAACGCAATCGAGGATCTCGGCCACGACGCGCGGTGGCTTCGCAGCGAGAACACGAGCGTCCGGATCCGGGACGGCACCGTCTCGATCGAACCCGAAGTCGACGTCATCGCCAACCGAATGCTGCTCTCGAACACGGAACAGCCGTGTGAGGAACTGGGCCTCGCGAACACGCTCGCGAAGCTCGTGCCGATGTTGAACGAACCGGAGACGACGCTGACCGCGGCGCACAAGCTCTCGACGGCGACCGCGCTCGCGTCGAACGACGTCCGCGTTCCCGACGTCCTGCTCGCGCTGAGCAGCGACCGACTCAACGCCGCCCGCGACGAGTTCGGCGAGGAGGCGGTGTACAAGACCGCGATCGGAACCCACGGCGGCGGTACCTGGAAAGTCGGCCCCGACGACCCGATCAACGCCAAAGTCGGTAACCGCTACGCCTTCCTCCAGAAGCTCATCGACCGCGACGGCGAGCGCCACCGCGACGTCCGCGTCTACGTCGTCGGCGACGAAGTCGTCGGCGCGATGTACCGCTACGCGCCCGACAACGACTGGCGGACGAACGTCGCCCTCGGCGGCGCCGTCGAGGACGCGACCGGGGACCTCCCCGAGGAGGTCCGCGAGATGGCGCTTCGCTCGACGGAGGTCATCGGCCTCGACTACGCCGGCGTCGACCTCGTCGAGGGCGAGGACGGCTGGTTCGTCCTCGAGGTCAACCCCACGGCCGGCTTCAAGGGGCTGTACGAGGCGACCCGCGTGAGCCCCGCTCCCTACATCGCGAAGCTCGCGATCGAACGCGGCGGCGGCGAGGTCGACGAACGTCGCGTCGAGGAGCTCTCGGCGACGCTCGACGACTCCGATCCTGCGGCGATGCCCGCCGCCGCCCGCGTCGCTGCGGACGCGGAGCCGGCGGACATCGGCTACACGGAAGAGGTCGTCCTCTCGGGTACCAGCGGGTCGAAGTCCGTCTACGCCAAGTCCGACACCGGCGCCACCCGGACGAGCATCGACACCCGCCTGGCAGCCGACATCGGCGCCGGGCCGATCAAGTCGATCACCCGCGTGAAATCGGGGAGCCGCAAGACCTCGAAGAGCCGCCCGGTCGTCGACGTCGTCGTCGGCGTCGGCGGCAACCAGCACACTGTCACCGCGAGCGTCGAGGACCGCAGCCACATGGACTACCCCGTCATCCTCGGTCGGGACATCCTCGAGAACTACCGCGTCGACGTCAGCAAGCGCGTCGACCGCGACGCGCCCGACAGCCCCGAGGAAGAAGAGGAGTCCGTCGAGTAA
- a CDS encoding DNA-3-methyladenine glycosylase family protein: MIDEAKPVLRRDPVMERLLERHDPYSEPDWSEYERLCISIINQQLSTASATAVRGRVFEVLDDEITPERVLAADEEALLAAGLSGMKLEYLQNAARAFQKRDFSREGLADHTNEEVMEALTEIRGVGEWTARMYLLFVLERPDVLPLGDLAVRRSIEQLYGNGTELTRAEMREIAEAWRPYRSVATLYLWAEYESAD; encoded by the coding sequence ATGATAGACGAGGCGAAACCCGTGTTGCGCCGGGACCCGGTGATGGAACGGCTCCTCGAGCGCCACGACCCCTACAGCGAACCCGACTGGTCGGAGTACGAGCGCCTGTGTATCTCGATCATCAACCAGCAGCTCTCGACGGCGAGCGCGACCGCCGTGCGGGGGCGGGTGTTCGAGGTGCTCGACGACGAGATCACGCCCGAGCGCGTGCTGGCGGCCGACGAGGAGGCGCTGCTCGCGGCAGGGCTCTCGGGGATGAAACTCGAGTACCTGCAGAACGCCGCTCGCGCGTTTCAGAAACGCGATTTCTCGCGTGAGGGGCTCGCAGATCACACGAACGAGGAGGTGATGGAGGCGCTGACGGAGATCCGGGGCGTCGGCGAGTGGACCGCCCGGATGTACCTCCTGTTCGTCCTCGAGCGCCCCGACGTCCTGCCGCTCGGCGACCTCGCTGTCCGCCGGAGCATCGAACAGCTGTACGGAAACGGTACGGAGCTGACGCGGGCCGAAATGCGCGAAATCGCGGAGGCGTGGCGGCCCTACCGGTCGGTCGCCACCCTGTATCTCTGGGCGGAGTACGAGTCGGCGGACTGA
- a CDS encoding L-aspartate oxidase yields the protein MTETATDDRRVPAAVADGAGVESRIDDGDTDATDGLEYEVVTTPALVIGAGAAGARVAISLAEAGLEPLVIGKRDHGDAHTTWAAGGVNAALGSLDPEDDWTIHAADTLTEGHHLNDPEAVELVAEHMPDRIRELDAWGTPFDRTDDGRINQRYFGAQSYRRTCFVGDRTGEAMLETLIETARELEIPHRENAMITRLLSDGERVSGAVGFDMETGGGLLFRSDHVVLAAGGFSAVYDRHSSRDEENNGDAQALALEAGARLLDCEFVQFHPTGMVGDRYGEEWDGRLVTEAVRGEGGRFYNAEDERFMERYSPDQMELDARDVVARAIAREVREGRGTDNGGVYLDITHRDAEYVRDRLPSMVERFESLGVDITEEPMEIAPTAHYTMGGVDIDFQTGETGVDGLYAVGESVAGVHGANRLGGNSLAETVAIGKLVGEHVADAVANDDRDPEVSDDQRALAEREFAALEALAAADGDVTPQELLEDLGDLLWEHAGILRDEAGLREGLAKLAALRERTADLRVDGDLTSRSFEYAVDLSVSLTVAELLLRAALERTESRGAHYRADHDDEESDWRVNLVLSVEEGELALRRRDVGEPSKPVQEALKEGYELDYHHLE from the coding sequence ATGACAGAAACAGCGACCGACGACCGTCGGGTACCGGCGGCCGTCGCGGACGGCGCGGGCGTCGAGAGCCGAATCGACGACGGCGATACGGACGCCACCGACGGACTCGAGTACGAGGTCGTCACGACGCCGGCGCTCGTGATCGGGGCGGGCGCGGCGGGTGCGCGCGTCGCCATTTCGCTCGCCGAGGCAGGGCTCGAGCCGCTGGTGATCGGCAAGCGCGATCACGGCGACGCGCACACGACGTGGGCGGCAGGCGGCGTCAACGCGGCGCTCGGATCGCTCGATCCCGAAGACGACTGGACGATCCACGCGGCGGACACGCTGACCGAGGGCCACCACCTGAACGATCCGGAGGCGGTCGAACTGGTCGCCGAACACATGCCCGACCGGATCCGCGAACTCGACGCCTGGGGGACCCCGTTCGATCGCACCGACGACGGGAGGATCAACCAGCGCTACTTCGGCGCCCAGTCCTACCGCCGCACTTGCTTCGTCGGCGATCGGACCGGAGAGGCGATGCTCGAGACGTTGATCGAGACGGCCCGCGAACTCGAGATTCCCCACCGCGAAAACGCCATGATCACGCGACTGCTCTCGGACGGCGAGCGCGTCTCCGGCGCGGTCGGCTTCGATATGGAGACCGGTGGCGGGCTCCTATTCCGGAGCGACCACGTCGTGCTCGCCGCGGGCGGCTTTTCGGCGGTCTACGATCGTCACTCCTCGCGGGACGAGGAGAACAACGGCGACGCCCAGGCGCTCGCGCTCGAGGCCGGGGCGCGGCTGCTCGACTGCGAATTCGTCCAGTTCCACCCGACCGGGATGGTCGGCGACCGCTACGGCGAGGAGTGGGACGGCCGGCTCGTCACCGAGGCGGTTCGCGGCGAGGGTGGGCGCTTCTACAACGCGGAGGACGAGCGGTTCATGGAGCGCTACTCGCCCGACCAGATGGAACTCGACGCCCGGGACGTCGTCGCGCGGGCGATCGCTCGAGAGGTCCGGGAGGGCCGCGGCACCGATAACGGCGGCGTCTACCTCGACATCACTCACCGAGACGCCGAGTACGTCCGCGACCGGCTGCCGTCGATGGTCGAGCGCTTCGAGTCGCTCGGCGTCGACATCACCGAGGAACCGATGGAGATCGCGCCGACGGCTCACTACACGATGGGCGGCGTCGACATCGACTTCCAGACCGGCGAAACCGGCGTCGACGGGCTGTACGCCGTCGGAGAGTCCGTCGCGGGCGTCCACGGCGCGAACCGCCTCGGCGGCAACTCGCTTGCTGAAACCGTGGCGATCGGAAAACTCGTCGGCGAGCACGTCGCCGACGCCGTGGCGAACGACGACCGCGACCCCGAAGTGAGCGACGACCAGCGGGCGCTGGCCGAGCGAGAGTTCGCGGCCCTCGAGGCGCTCGCGGCCGCCGACGGGGACGTAACCCCCCAGGAGCTCCTCGAGGACCTGGGCGACCTGCTGTGGGAGCACGCGGGCATCCTCCGGGATGAGGCAGGCCTCCGAGAGGGGCTGGCGAAGCTTGCGGCGCTGCGCGAGCGAACCGCGGACCTCCGGGTCGACGGCGACCTCACGTCGCGGTCGTTCGAGTACGCCGTCGACCTCTCCGTGAGCCTCACCGTCGCCGAACTGCTGCTCCGGGCGGCTCTCGAGCGAACGGAGTCTCGCGGCGCACACTACCGGGCCGACCACGACGACGAGGAGTCGGACTGGCGAGTCAACCTCGTGCTGTCGGTCGAGGAGGGCGAGCTCGCCCTCCGCCGGCGCGACGTCGGCGAACCCAGCAAGCCGGTACAGGAGGCCCTCAAGGAGGGGTACGAACTCGATTATCACCACCTCGAGTGA